The stretch of DNA TCAACACGGTCGTCCGACGCGTTAAGAAGATGGTGCCGGCGTTCTCGTTGCCGGGGGCGGCGTCGTTCCGCGACGCGGTGGCGCAGTTTGACGGTGCGAGTGCGCCGGCGGTCGAACTCGGCCACGATGACCTCGCCTTTTTGCAGTACACCGGTGGCACCACGGGCGTCGCCAAGGGCGCGATGCTCACGCACGGCAACATGGTCGCGAACATTCTGCAATCCGAGGCCTGGCTGCGTGGCTCGGGGTGGGAGGACAAGGACGACTGCGTGGTCACGGCGCTGCCGCTCTACCACATCTTTGCGCTCACAGCGAACCTCATGACCTTCACCCGATTGGGTGCGCGCTCGCTGTTGATCAGCAACCCGCGTGACATGCCGGGCTTCGTCAAGGAGCTCAAGGCGAACCGGTTTACCGCGCTGACCGGTGTAAACACACTGTTCAATGGCCTGCTCAACACGCCCGGGTTCGACGAAATCGATTTCAGCGATTTTCGCGTGACCCTGGGCGGCGGCATGGCGGTGCAGCGCGCCGTGGCCGAGCGCTGGCAGGAAGTGACCGGCATTCCGTTGATCGAGGCCTATGGCCTGACCGAGACCTCGCCGGCAGCGACCATCAACCCGATGACCCAGACCGAGTTCAACGGGTCGATCGGCTTACCGATTTCCTCCACCGAAGTCTGTGTGCGCAATGAAGACGGCGAGACGCTCGGCATCGGCGAGACCGGTGAACTCTGCATCCGCGGGCCGCAGGTCATGGCAGGTTACTGGCGTCGGCCCGAGGAGACCGCAAAGGTGCTCGACGACGATGGCTGGTTGCGCACCGGAGACATCGCACACATGGACGAGCAGGGCTTCTGCTATATCGTCGACCGGCTCAAGGACATGATTCTGGTCTCGGGTTTCAACGTCTACCCGAACGAGGTCGAGGAGGTGGCTGTCAGCCATCCCGACGTGCTCGAAGTCGGCGTGATCGGTGTGCCTGACGAGCGCTCGGGCGAAGCGGTCAAACTGGTGGCGGTCAAGACCAACCCCGACCTGACCGTCGAGGCACTCAAGGCCCACTGCCGCGAGCAACTGACCGGCTACAAGTCGCCGGACTACATCGAGTTTGTCGACGAGTTGCCCAAGACCAACGTCGGCAAGATCCTGCGGCGCGAGCTGCGCGACACCTACGGCGAGCCACGAGACGCGGGCTGATGGCTGCGTGGGAAACGCTCGTTGACGCGGCGACGCTGCGCAACGCGCTGGCCGGTTCGACGCCACCGGTGGTGTTCGACTGCCGCTTTGTGCTGACCGACCCGGACGGCGGCGAGGCGGCCTACCGGGACGGTCACCTGCCCGGGGCACACTACGCCCACCTCGACCGTGATCTGTCGGGCCCGGCCGGCGACGGTGGCCGACACCCGCTGCCGGCCGCCGACGCGGTGCTGCACTGGGCCGAGGCCCACGGGGTGTCGGCGGACACCCAGGTGGTGTGTTACGACGACGGTATCGGTGCCTTCGCGGCCCGGCTCTGGTGGCTGCTGCGTTGGCTGGGTCACCGCGCTGTTGCGGTGCTCGACGGCGGCGTGTCCGCCTGGCTGTCGAGCGGGGGTGTGCTCGTTGACACCCCCACCGCACCGGCGTTGCCGGGGCACCTGACGCAGCGCGCGTCCGGCTTTCAAACCCGTTCGGTGGTTGAGGTCGAGGCCA from Pseudomonadota bacterium encodes:
- a CDS encoding sulfurtransferase, with amino-acid sequence MAAWETLVDAATLRNALAGSTPPVVFDCRFVLTDPDGGEAAYRDGHLPGAHYAHLDRDLSGPAGDGGRHPLPAADAVLHWAEAHGVSADTQVVCYDDGIGAFAARLWWLLRWLGHRAVAVLDGGVSAWLSSGGVLVDTPTAPALPGHLTQRASGFQTRSVVEVEAISAEGSACLIDARDRQRYLGEHEPFAPVAGHIPLARSRPFPSNCDTEGRFHPPERLRAEFAAYGEGECVCYCGSGVTACHNILAAVHAGLDPPRLYVGSWSQWVLDPDRPVATGAG
- a CDS encoding AMP-binding protein, translated to MEKVWLQSYPPGVPESIDISTVANVPEALSASFSSSGERTALIHMGLQLSFADWDRMANAFAAYLTKGLGLSKGDRVAIMMPNCTQYPIAVIGALRAGLVVVNTNPLYTARELKHQLVDAEVSAILLMENFGSTLQAVIADTPVKHVILTALGDMHGFLKRHLINTVVRRVKKMVPAFSLPGAASFRDAVAQFDGASAPAVELGHDDLAFLQYTGGTTGVAKGAMLTHGNMVANILQSEAWLRGSGWEDKDDCVVTALPLYHIFALTANLMTFTRLGARSLLISNPRDMPGFVKELKANRFTALTGVNTLFNGLLNTPGFDEIDFSDFRVTLGGGMAVQRAVAERWQEVTGIPLIEAYGLTETSPAATINPMTQTEFNGSIGLPISSTEVCVRNEDGETLGIGETGELCIRGPQVMAGYWRRPEETAKVLDDDGWLRTGDIAHMDEQGFCYIVDRLKDMILVSGFNVYPNEVEEVAVSHPDVLEVGVIGVPDERSGEAVKLVAVKTNPDLTVEALKAHCREQLTGYKSPDYIEFVDELPKTNVGKILRRELRDTYGEPRDAG